Within the Ochrobactrum sp. Marseille-Q0166 genome, the region CATGACTATTTCCAATAAGCGCGACATCACGCCGGAACTTATCTCTGCCCACGGCCTCAAGCCGGAAGAATATCAGCGTATTCTCGACCTGATCGGACGCGAACCAAGCTTCACGGAGCTCGGCATTTTCTCGGCCATGTGGAATGAACATTGTTCCTACAAGTCGTCGAAGAAGTGGCTGCGTACTCTTCCAACAACCGGTCCACGGGTTATTCAGGGGCCTGGCGAAAACGCTGGCGTTGTTGACATTGGCGATGGCGACTGTGTCGTCTTCAAGATGGAAAGTCACAACCACCCGTCCTACATAGAGCCTTATCAAGGGGCTGCGACTGGCGTGGGTGGTATTCTGCGCGACGTGTTCACCATGGGCGCTCGGCCGATTGCAGCGATGAATGCGCTTCGTTTCGGTGAACCTGACCATCCGAAGACCCGCCACCTTGTATCCGGTGTTGTTTCGGGCGTTGGCGGTTATGGCAATGCCTTCGGTGTCCCGACCGTGGGCGGCGAAGTGAACTTCGACAAGCGATACAATGGTAATATCCTCGTCAATGCATTTGCTGCAGGCCTTGCCAAGCATGACGGCATCTTCCTTTCGGAAGCCAAGGGCGTTGGCCTGCCGGTTGTTTATCTCGGTGCCAAGACGGGCCGTGACGGCGTTGGCGGTGCCACAATGGCATCGGCTGAATTCGACGAATCAATTGAAGAAAAACGTCCTACCGTTCAGGTCGGAGATCCATTCACCGAAAAGTGCCTGCTCGAAGCCTGCCTTGAGCTGATGGCTTCGGGTGCTGTGATCGCCATTCAGGACATGGGTGCGGCTGGTCTCACCTGTTCTGCGGTCGAAATGGGCGCGAAGGGCGATCTCGGTATCGAACTTGTTCTCGATCATGTTCCAGTTCGTGAAGTCAACATGACCGCTTATGAAATGATGCTGTCGGAAAGCCAGGAGCGTATGCTCATGGTTCTCAAACCAGAAATGGAAGAGGAAGCACAGGCGATCTTCCGCAAGTGGGGCCTTGATTTCGCAATCGTCGGCAAGACCACTGATGATCTGCGCTTCCGCGTCATCCATCAGGGCGAAGAAGTTGCAAACCTCCCGATCAAGGAACTCGGTGACGAGGCTCCTGAATATGATCGTCCGTGGATGGAACCCGGCAAGCACGCTCCGCTGCCAGCCAGTAACGTCCCGCAGGTCGAAAACTATTCAGATGCACTGCTCAAGCTCATCGGCTCGCCGGATGGTTCGTCACGCCGCTGGGTTTATGAGCAGTATGATACACTCATTCAGGGCAATTCGTTGCAGCTTCCTGGTGGTGACGCTGGTGTTATCCGCGTTGAAGGCCATGCCACCAAGGCACTCGCCTTCTCGTCCGACGTAACGCCACGTTATTGCGAAGCCGATCCGTTTGAAGGCGGCAAGCAGGCCGTTGCCGAGTGCTGGCGCAACATTACCGCAACCGGTGCCGAGCCGCTCGCTTCGACTGACAACCTGAACTTTGGCAACCCTGAGAAGCCGGAAATCATGGGACAGTTGGTCAAGGCCATCGAAGGCATTGGCGAAGCCTGCCGTGCCCTCGATTTCCCGATCGTTTCGGGCAACGTATCGCTCTATAACGAGACCAATGGTCAGGCAATCCTGCCAACGCCGACCATCGCAGGCGTTGGCCTCATTCCTGACTGGTCGCAGATGGCCAAGATCGGCGGGATGCAGGATGGCGACACGCTGGTTCTGCTGGGTGGTGATGGCACGCATCTGGGCCAATCGATCTATCTGCGTGATCTGTTCGACCGTGCTGATGGCCCTGCTCCAAGCGTTGACCTTGGGCTTGAAAAGCGTAACGGCGAATTTGTGCGTTCAGCGATCCGCAACGGCCAGGTGACAGCCTGTCACGATCTTTCCGATGGTGGCCTTGCAGTTGCGGTTGCTGAAATGTCCATCAAGTCAGGCAAGGGTGCAATCCTTGATGCGGGCGACGGCCTGCCGCATGCAACGCTGTTTGGTGAAGATCAGGCGCGTTATGTGATTGCAGCAACGCCTGAAATGGCGAAACTCATCGCACTCAATGCAGAGGGTGCTGGCGTTCCGTTTCGTGTACTTGGCACGGTTGGCAGCGACCGCCTCAAGTTCGGGGAGAACGTTGATGTTGCAGTCAGCGACCTTACCAATGCCTTCGAAGGCTGGTTCCCGAGCTTCATGAACGGTGAAGCGAGCGTCGATAACTGAGCATCTGTGACGAACTGATACTAATTGCCGCCCGGCCGGAAACCCCGTGCCGGGCGGTTTGCTTGTCGGCAATTTAAGCGTTAGACAGATTGAGTTTAACGTATCACGATGATGCACTACGATTCTATAATAGTAAAAAGCCTAAAAATGGCAGGAGATTTTGCATGGCTATGGACGCTCATGAGATCGAAAAACTGATACGCGAAGGTATTCCCGGCGCAAAGGTGACGATCCGCGACCTTGCCGGAGACGGAGATCACTATGCTGCCGAAGTTGTTGCGGAAATCTTCCGCGGCAAGTCGCGCGTGCAGCAGCACCAGATGGTTTATGATGCGCTGAAGGGCAATATGGGTGGTGTACTGCACGCCCTCGCGCTGCAGACCAGTGTGCCGGAATAATGATTGAGGGGCTCATCGTGCTACTGCGGCAAGATGCTGCCCCCAACGTGGCCGGATTTCGCGCTAATTTGACTTGCTTTCACCTTTAGAGGGTGATTACCAAAGCTCAGCTCACTATATAGGGGCAGAACCTCTCCCTACGCGGGCCGGGATTTGAACCGGCATCCTGAAAGGAACTAAAATGACCGGAATCAATGATTTCATCGACAATGAAGTGAAGACCAACGACGTTGTGCTGTTCATGAAAGGCACCCCAGGTTTCCCACAGTGCGGTTTCTCCGGTCAGGTCGTTCAGATTCTCGACTATCTCGGCGTCGATTATAAGGGTGTAAACGTTCTGGCTTCAGACGAAATTCGTCAGGGCATCAAGGATTACTCCAATTGGCCCACCATTCCTCAGCTCTATGTAAAGGGTGAGTTTGTTGGCGGATGCGACATCATCCGCGAAATGTTCCAGTCCAGCGAATTGCAGTCACTTTTTAGCGATAAGGGTATTGCAACCAAGGCTGCCTGAAGACTAATTAAACCCATAAGGCTTTTGCCGCTTTTGGGAAGGCGCTGCTATGTGGCGCCTTTTTATATTGCCTATAATTAGCGCAGGAACTTGGCTCGGGCCAAAACGCTGCTTTTTCTGAGTTCTGTCTCTTGAGACGTATCTCTGCAAGCTCCACGCTTTTCTATCAAGGACTGCATTAATGCCGCTTAACATCCAAAAAGCTTCGCCGGATCAACAGATGCCTGTGCGCGCACGCGGTGAATTTATTGCGCTTATTGCAGCAATTATGGCGATCAATGCACTTGCAGTGGATATCATGTTACCTGGCCTGCCACAGATCGGTGAAAGCCTCGGTTTGTTGTCAGAGAACCATGCGCAATACGTCATAACGGCGTATCTGCTTGGCTTTGGTGTTTCGCAGTTATTTTATGGTCCACTCAGCGACCGTTTTGGTAGACGCGTGCCATTGTTCGGTGGTCTGACAATTTATATTCTAGCGGCAATTGGTGCAGCTTTTGTCAGTGATTTTACAACGCTTATCGTATTGCGTGTATTACAAGGTCTTGGTGCAGCTGCAACGCGCGTGATTGCAGTATCTGTGGTGCGCGACCGGTTTGCGGGCCGCCAGATGGCGGAAGTTATGTCACTTGTCATGATGGTATTTATGATCTTGCCGGTAATTGCTCCGGCAACAGGCCAGTTGATCATGCTCTTTGGGGAGTGGCACCTCATCTTCCTGTCGATGGCGATCTTGGCCGCAGCTGTTGCGCTATGGGCCTATATTCGTCTGCCTGAAACGTTGCCTGTCGATCACCGCCGTCCACTAACGCTGAAAAGCATCATTGGCGGTTTTGGGATCGTGCTGTCCAACCGTGTCGCGCTTTTCTATATGTTTGGTACATCGTTCATTCTTGGCGCGCTATTCGGCTACATCAATTCAGCGCAGCAGATTTTTGTAGATATCTATAAGCTCGGCTCGTTGTTTCCTCTAGCCTTCGCAGCAGTCGCTATGACGCTGGCGCTAGCATCATTTCTGAATTCGCGCCTAGTCGGACGCTTCGGGATGCGACGCATTTCGCAAACGATGCTGTTGGTTTATGTTGGCTTCAGCCTGCTTTGGGTTGTGTTGTCAGTATCGTTTAGCGGTCCAATCCCATTCTGGCTTCTGATGGTGATCTATATGACCATCATGTTCTCATTCAGCCTCGTTACATCAAACTTCAATGCGCTGGCTATGGAGCCGCTCGGAGAAGTGGCTGGCACGGCATCGTCGGTACTTGGCTTCGCCCAGACCGTTATCGGCGCAGCCCTTGGGGCAGCAATTGGTCAGGCATTTGATGGAACGACGACACCGGTCGCTGCAGGGTATTGTGTACTGGGCTTTGTCGCCTTCATTTGCGTCATAATTGCTGAGCGCGGTAAGCTGTTTAAACCGCATAACAAGCGCGTTTGATTTGAAGCCTGAAAAGCCCGCAAATTGCGGGCTTTTGTTTATTCTGTGAAAAGAGCTGCCTTTATTGCTTTCCAGCTTTCCCTGTCAGGCGCGACCAGCAAACCGCCGCCAGTGTGCGACGGCAGATATGCAGTTTCATCCCAGCGCGCCAAATAACCGCCTGCTTCCTGATGGATAAGTGCACCAGGCAAGTGATCCCAGGGCATCAACTTATTATAGCAAGCAAAATGGGCGCCACCGGTAGCGATGATGCGATATTCGTGCGCTGCACAGCGATAACCGATCTGTGACAAGAATTTGGTATGGTTACGCGCCAAACGTGAACGGATCGGCTCTTGCGTATATTGCCATGACACTGAACCCGTCATCTGGGAAATATCCGCTGATGCTGCAACCTTCACGGGGCTTGTCGAGCCATTCGCATAGCGAATATGCGCGCCGCCCCCTTTTGAAGCGAGAATCCAGTCCTGACCGACTGGATCATGGATAATACCGGCAACGGTTTCGCCTTTAACAACAACCGCCAGCATCACGCCAAACAATGGAACGCCAGACGCGAAGTTAAAGGTGCCATCGACCGGGTCGATAGTGAATGCGAAATCTGCATCACCAAGACCATTCAGCAGTGTTTCATCGTCTGAACAAGCTTCTTCACCGACAATCAATGCGTGCGGGAAGCGTTCTTTAAGGCGGTCTGTGATATAGCGCTCGGCGTTTACATCCGCCTCAGTAACGAGATCCGCCGCCGAAGTCTTCTGGCGAATATCACCCTGTCCCAATTGCCGAAACCGCGGCATGATCTCGGCATTCGCGGCTTCTGCCAAAAGGTCTGCCAGCCAATCGATCTGCTTCTCATCAAACTGCACTGTCAGTCTCCGCATTAGAATTGGTCATCAAGGCAGCGAAATCGAACAATTTGCGATCCAGCAGGTGACTTGGGCGCACATTGGTCATGGCACGGATCATTGTGTCCTTACGGCCCGGCATACGCTTCTCAATATCGCTCAACATCGCTTTCATCGCGTTGCGTTGCAGGCCTTCCTGGCTGCCGCAGAGATCACAAGGAATGATCGGGAACTGCATTGCATTCGCAAATTTTTCCATATCTTCTTCCGCCGCATAAGCAAGCGGGCGGAAAAGCATCAGATCCCCTTCATCATTGAGAAGTTTTGGCGGCATGGCTGCAAGACGACCGCCATGAAACAGGTTCATGAAGAAGGTTTCGAGAATGTCTTCACGGTGATGACCGAGCACAATCGCCGAACACCCCTCTTCACGCGCGATGCGATAGAGATTGCCACGTCGCAGTCGCGAGCAAAGCGAACAATAGGTGCTGTTTTCCGGCAGCTTTTCTGTGACGATTGAATAAGTATCCTGATATTCAATGCGGTGTTTGATACCATAACGGTTCAGAAAGTCCGGCAAAATATGCTTTGGAAAATTCGGCTGTCCCTGATCGAGATTAACCGCCAGCAGCTCCACCGGCAACAGGCCACGCCATTTCAGGTCAAGCAGCAGTGCCAGCAGGCCATAAGAATCCTTGCCGCCGGAAAGGCAGACCATCCAGCGCTCACCGGGCTTAACCATAGCAAAATCATCAATGGCCTGACGAGTGAGCCGCAGCAGACGCTTGCGCAGCTTGTTGAATTCGACTGAGTCTGGAACATCACGAAAAAGCGGGTGACAACCATCGGCACCGGAATCTTCCGCAATATTTGGATCGAAAGCGTTCATCATGCTTCCTGCACATAAGAGAGATGGATTAACGTCTACATACAGAAAAGCCGCCCTCGGGAAAACCAAGGGCGGCCATTTATTTTCACTTTCACGCATTCCCTCACGCAAAACCGCTTCGCACTTTTGCCGGAAACGCTCTGAACCAGAGGCTCAGAATTAACGCGAATAGAATTCGACGACGAGGTTTGGTTCCATCTGAACTGCATATGGAACGTCAGCAAGCGTTGGAACGCGCGAGTAGGTCGCAACCATCTTGTTGTGATCAACTTCAACGTAGTCAGGGACATCGCGTTCTGCGAGCGCAACAGCTTCGAGAACGATCACGAGCTGCTTCGACTTTTCGCGAACTTCAACAACGTCACCAGCCTTGAGGCGGAACGACTGAATGTTGACGCGGCGGCCGTTTACGTTGACGTGACCGTGGTTGATGAACTGACGTGCAGCGAAGATCGTTGGAACGAACTTTGCGCGGTACACAACAGCATCCAGACGCGATTCGAGCAGGCCGATGAGGTTTTCACCGGTGTCGCCCTTGCGGCGAGCTGCTTCGTCATAGGTCTTGCGGAACTGCTTTTCGGAGATATCGCCGTAGAAGCCCTTGAGCTTCTGCTTTGCGCGGAGCTGTACACCAAAGTCAGACAGCTTGCCCTTACGGCGCTGACCGTGCTGGCCTGGGCCATATTCACGACGGTTTACAGGGGACTTCGGGCGGCCCCAGATATTTTCGCCAAGACGGCGATCAATTTTGTACTTAGCGGATTCGCGCTTGCTCATCGCATTTCCTTTAAAAAGTTAGTGCGCCTTACGGCGCAGACAGGAAACGCGCCCTCCTCTGCCCTTGGTTTTCAAGGACTGACAGAATGAAGCGCGCAGCTGCGATCCTCATCCACGGGACACGTCAAATGAAACGCCGGAGCGTTCAGGCTCCAGCGATGGCGGCTTTTAGTCATTTGATTGTCATCTTGTCAAGGCTGAAGCCCTGATTTTAAGTCATTTGACCGGTTTGGAGTCGATCTTAAACAGGACACGGTGGCTTTTAAAGAAAAAGCACATCCCACCGCCTTTCAGGGTCAATTGCAACATTTTGCCATCAAGCGTGAAGGAACGACATCTCATCTTTCAACATTATCCTTTTGGCGCGTGTTATCAAAAGAGGTGAATATGGTCGTTTTCTTCGCTTTCCTTCAAAGGATTATGATGATCGTCTTCGCGACTTTCGCGATTATGATGCTGCCCGAAGAAAACGGGACCAGTCTTTCGCACGCTCAGGCTCAGAACCTTATCGAAAGGGTGTTGAGTAGTGATGCCAAACACAAGAGTCCGCAAAGGCGACCAAAGAAGAAGCGTGTGGCCAAACAAAGCCAATCCAAGGCATCACTTGTCGCGCCCAATCCATCGTCTACTGCCGCACCTGCCGTAATTCCTATTCCAACGCCTTCACCTCGTCGAGAAGAGGAAACGGCAAAGCGATCGGAACAGTCAAAGCGTGTTCAGACACCTTCTGCCGAAAATCCTCCTCTGCCGGATAAAAAACCCAAGCAACAGGTACAAAACGTCAAACCGACCGCAGAGTTAGCTCCCCCTTCGAAGCCAGAACGTATCTATCAGGTTTCTTGTCCAGCCCTGATGACCGGAGATGTGGAGGGACAGCTGTTACCTCCGATCCAAGACGCAGCACAATGCAGTGCGCGCTCGCCTTTATCGCTGACAGCAATTGGAAAAACCGAACCTTTGAAATTCACCAATGCAGTCACCACAAATTGCGCAATGGCTGTCACGCTTGCTGAATGGTCAAAAGATGTCAGAGAGGCAGCCAGGAAAGTGTACGGAGACAGGATCAAGATCTCCGAAATCGGAACCGGATCAGATTATCAATGCCGTAATGTCAACGGCACATCTACGGGACGAGTATCGGAACATGCTTTCGCGAATGCACTTGATATCATGTCATTTAAATTTTCTGATGGCTCGAAGACTGAGCTGGAAAGTGGATGGAATGGGTCAGAGAAAGAGAAAGCTTTCTGGCGTGCAGTGCATGGTGCGAGTTGCAAGATCTTTATGACTGTCATCGGGCCGGATGGTGACGCGGCTCACCAGACGAACATGCATCTAGATCAGGGATGCCACGGCAAATCCTGTCTTGCTCGAATCTGCCAATAAGATATCTTGCGACGTTATTGGGAAACACAAAAAAGACCCAAC harbors:
- the purL gene encoding phosphoribosylformylglycinamidine synthase subunit PurL translates to MTISNKRDITPELISAHGLKPEEYQRILDLIGREPSFTELGIFSAMWNEHCSYKSSKKWLRTLPTTGPRVIQGPGENAGVVDIGDGDCVVFKMESHNHPSYIEPYQGAATGVGGILRDVFTMGARPIAAMNALRFGEPDHPKTRHLVSGVVSGVGGYGNAFGVPTVGGEVNFDKRYNGNILVNAFAAGLAKHDGIFLSEAKGVGLPVVYLGAKTGRDGVGGATMASAEFDESIEEKRPTVQVGDPFTEKCLLEACLELMASGAVIAIQDMGAAGLTCSAVEMGAKGDLGIELVLDHVPVREVNMTAYEMMLSESQERMLMVLKPEMEEEAQAIFRKWGLDFAIVGKTTDDLRFRVIHQGEEVANLPIKELGDEAPEYDRPWMEPGKHAPLPASNVPQVENYSDALLKLIGSPDGSSRRWVYEQYDTLIQGNSLQLPGGDAGVIRVEGHATKALAFSSDVTPRYCEADPFEGGKQAVAECWRNITATGAEPLASTDNLNFGNPEKPEIMGQLVKAIEGIGEACRALDFPIVSGNVSLYNETNGQAILPTPTIAGVGLIPDWSQMAKIGGMQDGDTLVLLGGDGTHLGQSIYLRDLFDRADGPAPSVDLGLEKRNGEFVRSAIRNGQVTACHDLSDGGLAVAVAEMSIKSGKGAILDAGDGLPHATLFGEDQARYVIAATPEMAKLIALNAEGAGVPFRVLGTVGSDRLKFGENVDVAVSDLTNAFEGWFPSFMNGEASVDN
- a CDS encoding BolA family transcriptional regulator, whose amino-acid sequence is MAMDAHEIEKLIREGIPGAKVTIRDLAGDGDHYAAEVVAEIFRGKSRVQQHQMVYDALKGNMGGVLHALALQTSVPE
- the grxD gene encoding Grx4 family monothiol glutaredoxin translates to MTGINDFIDNEVKTNDVVLFMKGTPGFPQCGFSGQVVQILDYLGVDYKGVNVLASDEIRQGIKDYSNWPTIPQLYVKGEFVGGCDIIREMFQSSELQSLFSDKGIATKAA
- a CDS encoding multidrug effflux MFS transporter; protein product: MPLNIQKASPDQQMPVRARGEFIALIAAIMAINALAVDIMLPGLPQIGESLGLLSENHAQYVITAYLLGFGVSQLFYGPLSDRFGRRVPLFGGLTIYILAAIGAAFVSDFTTLIVLRVLQGLGAAATRVIAVSVVRDRFAGRQMAEVMSLVMMVFMILPVIAPATGQLIMLFGEWHLIFLSMAILAAAVALWAYIRLPETLPVDHRRPLTLKSIIGGFGIVLSNRVALFYMFGTSFILGALFGYINSAQQIFVDIYKLGSLFPLAFAAVAMTLALASFLNSRLVGRFGMRRISQTMLLVYVGFSLLWVVLSVSFSGPIPFWLLMVIYMTIMFSFSLVTSNFNALAMEPLGEVAGTASSVLGFAQTVIGAALGAAIGQAFDGTTTPVAAGYCVLGFVAFICVIIAERGKLFKPHNKRV
- a CDS encoding inositol monophosphatase family protein: MQFDEKQIDWLADLLAEAANAEIMPRFRQLGQGDIRQKTSAADLVTEADVNAERYITDRLKERFPHALIVGEEACSDDETLLNGLGDADFAFTIDPVDGTFNFASGVPLFGVMLAVVVKGETVAGIIHDPVGQDWILASKGGGAHIRYANGSTSPVKVAASADISQMTGSVSWQYTQEPIRSRLARNHTKFLSQIGYRCAAHEYRIIATGGAHFACYNKLMPWDHLPGALIHQEAGGYLARWDETAYLPSHTGGGLLVAPDRESWKAIKAALFTE
- the ttcA gene encoding tRNA 2-thiocytidine(32) synthetase TtcA, producing the protein MNAFDPNIAEDSGADGCHPLFRDVPDSVEFNKLRKRLLRLTRQAIDDFAMVKPGERWMVCLSGGKDSYGLLALLLDLKWRGLLPVELLAVNLDQGQPNFPKHILPDFLNRYGIKHRIEYQDTYSIVTEKLPENSTYCSLCSRLRRGNLYRIAREEGCSAIVLGHHREDILETFFMNLFHGGRLAAMPPKLLNDEGDLMLFRPLAYAAEEDMEKFANAMQFPIIPCDLCGSQEGLQRNAMKAMLSDIEKRMPGRKDTMIRAMTNVRPSHLLDRKLFDFAALMTNSNAETDSAV
- the rpsD gene encoding 30S ribosomal protein S4 yields the protein MSKRESAKYKIDRRLGENIWGRPKSPVNRREYGPGQHGQRRKGKLSDFGVQLRAKQKLKGFYGDISEKQFRKTYDEAARRKGDTGENLIGLLESRLDAVVYRAKFVPTIFAARQFINHGHVNVNGRRVNIQSFRLKAGDVVEVREKSKQLVIVLEAVALAERDVPDYVEVDHNKMVATYSRVPTLADVPYAVQMEPNLVVEFYSR
- a CDS encoding extensin family protein, with product MVVFFAFLQRIMMIVFATFAIMMLPEENGTSLSHAQAQNLIERVLSSDAKHKSPQRRPKKKRVAKQSQSKASLVAPNPSSTAAPAVIPIPTPSPRREEETAKRSEQSKRVQTPSAENPPLPDKKPKQQVQNVKPTAELAPPSKPERIYQVSCPALMTGDVEGQLLPPIQDAAQCSARSPLSLTAIGKTEPLKFTNAVTTNCAMAVTLAEWSKDVREAARKVYGDRIKISEIGTGSDYQCRNVNGTSTGRVSEHAFANALDIMSFKFSDGSKTELESGWNGSEKEKAFWRAVHGASCKIFMTVIGPDGDAAHQTNMHLDQGCHGKSCLARICQ